Proteins from a genomic interval of Geodermatophilus obscurus DSM 43160:
- a CDS encoding flagellar FlbD family protein has protein sequence MIGLTRRTGERCRLDPDHIERVEGGYDTVVITTDGSSYCVRETVDQVVRRIVEDRAGVIAACYVLDRGEDADPQGLGGTGTPPHAHAPAPVVPIRLP, from the coding sequence ATGATCGGTCTGACCCGCCGCACCGGCGAGCGCTGCCGCCTGGACCCGGACCACATCGAACGGGTCGAGGGCGGGTACGACACCGTCGTCATCACGACCGACGGCAGCTCCTACTGCGTCCGCGAGACCGTCGACCAGGTCGTCAGACGGATCGTCGAGGACCGCGCCGGCGTGATCGCGGCCTGCTACGTGCTCGACCGCGGTGAGGACGCCGACCCGCAGGGTCTCGGCGGCACCGGCACCCCGCCGCACGCGCACGCGCCGGCGCCCGTGGTGCCCATCCGGCTGCCCTGA
- a CDS encoding class I SAM-dependent methyltransferase: MAASARLSWAAGVVAPRPGERVLEVGCGHGVLVALLAERAAEVVGVDRSPTMVTAAGRRNHAAVEAGRVRLQAAALHEADLGPHPFDVVVSFNVRALSDPAQAVTWDVVSRVLAPAGRVVVAFSVMAPGVEDDVVAAVARLAGDRGLVVAAVHRGETAPFASAAVELHHPADADRG, translated from the coding sequence GTGGCGGCCTCGGCGCGACTCAGCTGGGCCGCCGGTGTGGTGGCGCCGCGGCCCGGCGAGCGGGTGCTGGAGGTGGGCTGCGGCCACGGCGTCCTCGTGGCCCTGCTCGCCGAGCGGGCGGCCGAGGTGGTCGGCGTCGACCGCTCGCCGACCATGGTCACCGCGGCCGGCCGCCGCAACCACGCGGCGGTCGAGGCCGGCCGGGTCCGGTTGCAGGCGGCGGCCCTGCACGAGGCCGACCTCGGCCCGCACCCCTTCGACGTCGTCGTGTCGTTCAACGTGCGGGCTCTCTCCGACCCGGCCCAGGCGGTGACCTGGGACGTCGTCTCGCGGGTCCTCGCGCCGGCGGGCCGGGTGGTCGTGGCCTTCTCGGTGATGGCGCCGGGGGTCGAGGACGACGTCGTCGCGGCCGTCGCCCGGCTGGCCGGCGACCGCGGTCTGGTCGTCGCCGCGGTGCACCGGGGGGAGACGGCGCCGTTCGCGTCCGCCGCGGTCGAGCTGCACCATCCCGCCGACGCGGACCGCGGCTGA
- a CDS encoding response regulator transcription factor encodes MSEQSVLVVEDTEEIRELVCTVLRRAGTDVRAVASGAEALAEVRRDAPDVVVLDLGLPDADGTEVCRQIRAESECYVLMLTARAEEVDLLIGLAVGADGYMAKPFSPRELVARVQALLRRPRVPAPRSAPVEESVLRLAELEVDEDSREVRVDGAVVDLTRTEFDLLTALASRPGRVLQRETLLREVWQTDWEGSVRLVEAHMSNLRRKLQAAGLSSPSIRTVRGVGYRLVA; translated from the coding sequence GTGTCCGAGCAGTCCGTGCTCGTCGTCGAGGACACCGAGGAGATCAGGGAGCTGGTCTGCACGGTCCTGCGCCGGGCGGGGACGGACGTCCGCGCGGTCGCGTCCGGCGCCGAGGCGCTGGCCGAGGTCCGCCGTGACGCGCCCGACGTCGTCGTCCTCGACCTCGGCCTCCCGGACGCCGACGGCACCGAGGTGTGCCGGCAGATCCGCGCCGAGAGCGAGTGCTACGTCCTCATGCTCACCGCGCGCGCCGAGGAGGTCGACCTGCTCATCGGGCTGGCCGTCGGCGCCGACGGGTACATGGCCAAGCCGTTCTCGCCGCGCGAGCTGGTCGCCCGGGTGCAGGCCCTGCTGCGCCGCCCGCGCGTCCCCGCGCCGCGTTCCGCTCCGGTCGAGGAGTCGGTGCTCCGGCTCGCCGAGCTGGAGGTGGACGAGGACAGCCGCGAGGTGCGGGTGGACGGCGCCGTCGTCGACCTCACCCGCACCGAGTTCGACCTGCTCACTGCGCTGGCCTCGCGCCCGGGTCGGGTGCTCCAGCGCGAGACGTTGCTGCGCGAGGTCTGGCAGACCGACTGGGAGGGCAGCGTCCGCCTGGTCGAGGCGCACATGTCCAACCTGCGCCGAAAGCTGCAGGCCGCCGGCCTCTCGTCCCCGTCGATCCGCACCGTGCGCGGCGTCGGCTACCGATTGGTCGCTTGA